Below is a window of Deltaproteobacteria bacterium DNA.
TGATCCAAAACAATAGATTCAAGAAAGGTGAAATAAAATGAGAGATCCAGAAAAAACAATCGGAAATATGATTGATAAAACCACCGTTTCTATAATCAGCTCTGTAGATGAATCTGGTTTTCCCAACACAAAAGCTATGCTTCCACCACGAAAAAGAGAAGGTATAAAACATATATTTTTCACGACAAACACATCTTCAATGAGAGTAAAACAATATTCTGAAAATCCAAAAGCCTGTATATATTTTTTTGACAAAAGGTTTTTCAGGGGTGTTATGCTTAAAGGAACAATGGAAGTCCTTCAAGACAGCAAAACGAAAAAGATGATATGGAATGATGGCGATGAAATGTACTATTCAAAGGGTGTAACCGAT
It encodes the following:
- a CDS encoding pyridoxamine 5'-phosphate oxidase family protein yields the protein MRDPEKTIGNMIDKTTVSIISSVDESGFPNTKAMLPPRKREGIKHIFFTTNTSSMRVKQYSENPKACIYFFDKRFFRGVMLKGTMEVLQDSKTKKMIWNDGDEMYYSKGVTDPDYCVLKFTSQNGRYYSNFKSENFEVE